AGGAAGGGGCGGCGGATGAAGGAGGCGGGTGCGCCGAGGAGTTTGGTGATTTCGATTTCTTCTTTGCGGGCGAGGATTTGCAGTCGGATGGTGTTGTGGGCGACGAGGACGAAGGCGACGCTGAGGGTGATGGCGAGGAAGGTGAGGATGCGGCGCACGAGGGTGTCGATGCGGTAGAGGGTTTGCAGCCATTCGGTGTCGAGTTCGGCGGACTCCACCATCGGCAGGGCGGCGAGGTCTTGGCGCAGGGCTTGGGTTTGTTCGGGGGTGAGGCCGGGCTGGGGGGTAATGACGAAAACATCGGGCAGGGGGTTGCCGTCGAGCAGGGAAACCAGATCCTGCGCGCCCATGCTGTTTTGCAACTCACCCAGCCCTTGCGTTTTGCCGATGAATTCGCTTTTGCCGACGCGTTTGTCGGCGGCGGCGAGTTCCTGCACGGCGCGGCTGTCGGCTTCGGCGGCTGTTTGTTCCATGTAGAGGGTGATTTGCGGGGTTTCGCTGAGTTTGCCCAGCACGGCGCGGCTGCTTTCGATGCCCAGATAGAGGGCGAGCGGCAGGGTCATGGCGACGGCGAGCATGAGGAGGACGAGGAGGGTGGCCAGGGGCTGGCTCAGCAGGCTGCGGGCGGCGGATTTGGCGGCGGCAAGGTGCAGGGAGAGGTAGTTCATGCGGCGAACCTGCCTTCCTGCAAGCGCAGGATGCGGTGGCCGTAGTCGGCCATCAGGGTTTCGTCGTGGGCGGCGACGATGACGGTGGTGCCCGCTTCGTGGAAGGTTTTGAAGAGTTCCATGATGTCCAGCGCGTAGGCGCGGTCGAGGTTGGCGGAGGGTTCGTCGGCAATCAGGATG
The window above is part of the Neisseria bacilliformis genome. Proteins encoded here:
- the ftsX gene encoding permease-like cell division protein FtsX, which codes for MNYLSLHLAAAKSAARSLLSQPLATLLVLLMLAVAMTLPLALYLGIESSRAVLGKLSETPQITLYMEQTAAEADSRAVQELAAADKRVGKSEFIGKTQGLGELQNSMGAQDLVSLLDGNPLPDVFVITPQPGLTPEQTQALRQDLAALPMVESAELDTEWLQTLYRIDTLVRRILTFLAITLSVAFVLVAHNTIRLQILARKEEIEITKLLGAPASFIRRPFLYQAAWQSLLSAALSLALCAWLTETTRPLVAQIFRPYGIDIGWRYFRLWEALAVCVIVTALGIAGAWLATRRHLLRFKADS